A single genomic interval of Cupriavidus sp. MP-37 harbors:
- the gluQRS gene encoding tRNA glutamyl-Q(34) synthetase GluQRS — translation MAVQQSATGRYRGRFAPSPTGPLHLGSLVTALASWLDARAHGGQWLVRIEDIDTPRCVRGADHDILHTLERVGMTPDEPPVWQSRREPHYAAALRKLDAAGQLYPCGCSRKEIADSLVHVRERHQTLGYPGTCRHGLNGKLPRAWRVRVPDGPAALLCFDDRWQGRQCQNLETELGDFVLRRADGLWAYQLAVVVDDGLQGITHIVRGADLLDSTPRQIHLQHLLGLPTPAYLHVPVVVNQAGEKLSKQSGAQPIDTSAPLDALREAGAHLGLSNPAATVQDWLARATDGWRQRLTTLPLPASA, via the coding sequence ATGGCAGTGCAGCAGAGCGCCACGGGCCGCTATCGCGGCCGCTTCGCGCCCTCGCCCACCGGGCCGCTGCACCTGGGCTCGCTGGTGACCGCGCTGGCCAGCTGGCTGGACGCGCGCGCGCATGGCGGGCAATGGCTGGTGCGCATCGAAGATATCGACACGCCGCGCTGCGTGCGCGGCGCGGACCACGACATCCTGCACACGCTGGAGCGCGTCGGCATGACGCCCGACGAGCCGCCGGTGTGGCAGAGCCGGCGCGAACCGCACTATGCCGCGGCGCTGCGCAAGCTCGATGCCGCGGGGCAACTCTACCCGTGCGGCTGCTCGCGCAAGGAGATCGCCGATTCACTGGTGCACGTGCGCGAGCGGCACCAGACCCTGGGCTATCCCGGCACCTGCCGCCACGGCCTGAACGGCAAGCTGCCGCGCGCGTGGCGCGTGCGCGTGCCGGACGGACCCGCCGCTCTGCTGTGTTTCGACGACCGCTGGCAGGGACGCCAGTGCCAGAACCTGGAGACCGAGCTCGGCGACTTCGTGCTGCGCCGCGCCGACGGCCTGTGGGCCTACCAGCTGGCGGTGGTGGTCGACGACGGCCTGCAGGGCATCACGCATATCGTGCGCGGCGCCGACCTGCTCGACTCCACGCCGCGGCAGATCCACCTGCAGCACCTGCTGGGACTGCCCACGCCGGCTTACCTGCACGTGCCGGTGGTGGTCAATCAGGCCGGCGAGAAGCTCAGCAAGCAGAGCGGTGCGCAGCCGATCGACACCAGCGCACCGCTGGACGCCTTGCGCGAGGCCGGTGCGCACCTGGGACTGTCGAACCCGGCCGCCACGGTCCAGGACTGGCTGGCGCGCGCCACCGACGGGTGGCGCCAGCGGCTGACCACGCTGCCGCTGCCGGCATCGGCCTAG
- a CDS encoding LysR family transcriptional regulator: MALSLESLEVLDAIERKGSFAAAAHEMGKVPSALTYVVRKLEEDLDVLLFDRRRHRAELTPAGRALLDEGRHLLHAADDLARRVKRLATGWEATLTIVVDDLINFRALLPVIHDFYAENTATRLRFSKEVLGGAWDALVSNRADLVIGGAYDAPSTQGFQIRPLGSMPFVFAVAAHHPLATEEGPLTTIQIARHRIVAVGDTSRNLPARTHGVLAGQDVLVVPTMRDKLEAQIRGLGCGWLPAPMAQPHIESGVLQARETVEVRAPGNFKVAWRTSNRGKALQWWAGKLEDPRLAQALLQQPDFAG, translated from the coding sequence ATGGCCCTCTCGCTAGAATCCCTCGAAGTCCTCGACGCCATCGAACGCAAGGGCAGCTTTGCCGCCGCCGCCCACGAGATGGGCAAGGTCCCGTCCGCGCTGACCTACGTGGTGCGCAAGCTCGAAGAAGACCTCGACGTGCTGCTGTTCGACCGGCGCCGCCATCGCGCCGAGCTGACCCCCGCGGGCCGCGCCCTGCTCGACGAAGGCCGCCACCTGCTGCACGCCGCCGACGACCTGGCCCGGCGCGTCAAGCGCCTGGCCACCGGCTGGGAGGCCACCCTGACCATCGTGGTCGATGACCTGATCAACTTCCGCGCGCTGCTGCCGGTGATCCACGATTTCTACGCCGAGAACACCGCGACCCGGCTGCGCTTTTCCAAGGAAGTGCTGGGCGGAGCATGGGACGCGCTGGTCAGCAACCGCGCCGACCTGGTGATCGGCGGCGCCTACGATGCGCCCAGCACGCAGGGCTTCCAGATCCGGCCGCTGGGGTCGATGCCGTTCGTGTTCGCCGTGGCCGCGCACCACCCGCTCGCCACCGAGGAAGGCCCCCTCACCACCATCCAGATCGCCAGGCACCGCATCGTCGCCGTGGGCGATACCTCGCGCAACCTGCCGGCCCGCACCCATGGCGTGCTGGCCGGGCAGGACGTGCTGGTGGTGCCGACCATGCGCGACAAGCTCGAAGCCCAGATCCGCGGCCTTGGCTGCGGCTGGCTGCCGGCGCCGATGGCGCAGCCGCATATCGAGAGCGGCGTGCTGCAGGCACGCGAGACCGTCGAGGTGCGCGCGCCGGGCAACTTCAAGGTGGCATGGCGCACCAGCAACCGCGGCAAGGCGCTGCAATGGTGGGCCGGCAAGCTGGAAGACCCGCGCCTGGCGCAGGCGCTGCTGCAGCAACCCGACTTCGCCGGCTGA
- a CDS encoding pirin family protein → MIEIRKSAERGYADHGWLKSYHSFSFADYYDPQHVQFGPLRVINEDRVAPGMGFGTHGHRDMEIISYVLEGELAHKDSMGNGSVIRPGDVQRMSAGTGVRHSEYNHAEHDTTHFLQIWIIPAENGIDPGYEEKHFDAADKRGKLRLVASADGAEGSVVVHQDIRLYAGLFDGDEAATLALAPGRRAYVHVARGRVTVNGKALEAGDAARLEDVAEVALSGGDGAEVLVFDLP, encoded by the coding sequence ATGATTGAAATCAGAAAGTCCGCAGAGCGTGGGTACGCCGATCACGGCTGGCTGAAGTCCTATCATTCGTTCTCATTCGCCGACTACTACGACCCGCAGCATGTGCAGTTCGGGCCGCTGCGCGTGATCAATGAAGACCGCGTCGCGCCGGGCATGGGCTTTGGCACCCATGGCCACCGCGACATGGAAATCATCAGCTATGTGCTCGAAGGCGAGCTGGCGCACAAGGACAGCATGGGCAACGGCAGCGTGATCCGCCCGGGCGACGTGCAGCGCATGAGCGCCGGCACCGGTGTGCGCCATTCGGAGTACAACCATGCCGAGCACGACACCACCCATTTCCTGCAGATCTGGATCATCCCGGCCGAGAACGGCATCGATCCCGGCTACGAGGAAAAGCACTTCGACGCGGCCGACAAGCGCGGCAAGCTGCGCCTGGTCGCCAGCGCCGACGGCGCCGAGGGCTCGGTGGTGGTGCACCAGGACATCCGGCTCTACGCCGGCCTGTTCGACGGCGACGAAGCTGCCACGCTGGCGCTGGCGCCGGGCCGCCGCGCCTATGTGCACGTGGCGCGCGGCCGGGTGACGGTCAACGGCAAGGCGCTCGAGGCCGGCGACGCGGCCAGGCTGGAAGACGTGGCCGAGGTCGCGCTGTCCGGCGGCGACGGCGCTGAAGTGCTGGTATTCGACTTGCCCTGA
- a CDS encoding CobD/CbiB family protein, with the protein MTFVSILLALIAEQFRALGRNNPIYEIVRALGDRAEHAFDTGRPRDAALAWLTVVLPLTLAVIVVHHLLASISVALTLAWNVLVLYLTLGFRQFSHYFTDIHEALNRDDLHTARTLLHEWTGLDTVEMPVSEIVRHTLEAAIIAVHRHVFGVFFWFLVPVGPGGVVLYRTAEYLGRHWNLPSTERSPALGRFAARAFYLLDWIPSRLTSIGFAIVGNFEDAVYAWRNHARKWNDAVNGILLASGGGALGVRLGTPLAEDDSTVVLRTSVAGPAVDYAPGMEDADGANGGPEPAPPEFGTEPGVRTLQSAVGLVWRAVVLWMLLLAMLSLALWVG; encoded by the coding sequence ATGACCTTTGTTTCCATTCTCCTGGCGCTGATTGCCGAGCAGTTCCGCGCCCTGGGCCGCAACAACCCGATCTACGAGATCGTGCGCGCGCTCGGCGACCGCGCCGAGCACGCCTTCGACACCGGCCGGCCGCGCGACGCCGCGCTGGCGTGGCTGACCGTGGTGCTGCCGCTGACGCTGGCGGTGATCGTGGTGCACCACCTGCTGGCGTCGATCAGCGTGGCGCTGACGCTCGCGTGGAATGTGCTGGTGCTGTACCTGACGCTCGGCTTCCGCCAGTTCAGCCACTATTTCACCGACATCCACGAGGCGCTCAACCGCGACGACCTCCACACCGCGCGCACGCTGCTGCACGAGTGGACCGGGCTCGATACCGTCGAGATGCCGGTGTCCGAAATCGTTCGGCATACGCTGGAAGCGGCGATCATCGCCGTGCACCGGCACGTATTCGGCGTGTTCTTCTGGTTCCTGGTGCCGGTCGGCCCCGGCGGCGTGGTGCTGTACCGTACCGCCGAATACCTGGGCCGCCACTGGAACCTGCCGTCGACCGAGCGCAGCCCGGCGCTGGGCCGCTTTGCCGCGCGCGCCTTCTACCTGCTGGACTGGATCCCGTCGCGGCTGACCTCGATCGGCTTTGCCATCGTCGGCAACTTCGAGGACGCGGTCTACGCCTGGCGCAACCATGCGCGCAAGTGGAACGATGCCGTCAACGGCATCCTGCTTGCGAGCGGCGGCGGCGCGCTGGGCGTGCGGCTGGGCACGCCGCTGGCCGAGGACGATTCCACGGTGGTGCTGCGCACCAGCGTGGCCGGGCCGGCGGTGGACTACGCGCCCGGCATGGAAGACGCCGACGGCGCCAACGGCGGCCCGGAGCCGGCACCGCCCGAGTTCGGCACCGAGCCCGGCGTGCGCACGTTGCAGTCGGCGGTGGGGCTGGTGTGGCGCGCGGTGGTGTTGTGGATGCTGCTGCTGGCGATGCTGTCGCTGGCGCTATGGGTGGGCTGA
- a CDS encoding putative signal transducing protein, with amino-acid sequence MKLLLSATSLVHAAHCQNVLRAAGIRAELRNTWLAGATGEIPFRESAPQVWLVDDEMEAQAWAVLNAAANPVPGPSWQCRHCGEWHEAQFGACWRCGAARD; translated from the coding sequence ATGAAACTGCTGCTGTCCGCCACGTCCCTCGTCCACGCGGCCCATTGCCAAAACGTCCTGCGCGCGGCCGGCATCCGGGCGGAACTGCGCAATACCTGGCTGGCCGGCGCGACCGGCGAGATCCCGTTCCGCGAGAGCGCGCCGCAGGTGTGGCTGGTGGATGACGAGATGGAGGCGCAGGCGTGGGCGGTGCTCAATGCCGCGGCCAACCCGGTGCCGGGGCCGAGCTGGCAATGCCGCCATTGCGGGGAATGGCACGAGGCGCAGTTCGGCGCGTGCTGGCGCTGCGGCGCCGCCCGCGACTAG
- the rsgA gene encoding ribosome small subunit-dependent GTPase A yields the protein MSRAARHRNAGGGTPAGTTTESALIIAAHGRHYVVELEDGARMHAFPRGKKSDCAVGDHVSVERAAADQCVITRVSPRKNLLHRSDQFKSKLLAANIDQVIIVLATEPGFSEDLLGRALVSAEALGIRPLVVLNKTDLPERLEEARGRLALYRGLGYDTLELSVRADPAQALAALRPRLAGLASILIGQSGMGKSSLLNLLIPGVDAQTREISAKLDSGKHTTTFTRLYHLPEDWGTVDGRQGALIDSPGFQEFGLYHLSEGMLERAFPEFRPLLTACRFYNCHHVNEPGCGVLAAVATGDVSERRHQLYTQLLHESSQQKPW from the coding sequence ATGAGCCGCGCCGCGCGTCACCGCAACGCCGGCGGCGGCACCCCGGCCGGCACTACTACCGAATCCGCGCTGATCATCGCCGCCCATGGCCGCCACTATGTGGTCGAACTGGAGGACGGCGCGCGCATGCACGCGTTTCCGCGCGGCAAGAAGAGCGACTGCGCGGTGGGCGACCACGTCAGCGTCGAGCGCGCCGCCGCCGACCAGTGCGTGATCACCAGGGTTTCGCCACGCAAGAACCTGCTGCACCGCTCGGACCAGTTCAAGTCCAAGCTGCTGGCTGCCAATATCGACCAGGTCATCATCGTGCTGGCCACCGAGCCGGGTTTCTCCGAAGACCTGCTCGGGCGCGCGCTGGTCTCGGCCGAGGCGCTCGGGATCCGGCCGCTGGTGGTGCTCAACAAGACCGACCTGCCCGAGCGGCTGGAAGAGGCGCGCGGCCGCCTGGCGCTGTACCGCGGGCTGGGCTACGACACGCTGGAGCTGTCGGTGCGCGCCGATCCGGCGCAGGCGCTGGCGGCACTGCGGCCGCGCCTGGCGGGACTGGCCAGCATCCTGATCGGGCAATCGGGCATGGGCAAGTCGTCGCTGCTGAACCTGCTGATCCCGGGCGTCGACGCGCAGACGCGCGAGATCTCGGCCAAGCTCGATTCCGGCAAGCACACCACCACCTTCACCCGGCTCTACCATTTGCCGGAGGACTGGGGTACCGTCGATGGGCGCCAGGGGGCGCTGATCGATTCGCCGGGCTTCCAGGAATTCGGCCTCTACCACCTCAGCGAAGGCATGCTGGAACGCGCCTTCCCCGAGTTCCGCCCGCTGCTGACCGCGTGCCGCTTCTACAACTGCCATCACGTCAACGAGCCCGGCTGCGGCGTGCTGGCCGCGGTGGCCACCGGCGACGTCTCGGAACGCCGGCACCAGCTCTACACGCAGCTGCTGCACGAATCCAGCCAGCAGAAACCGTGGTGA
- a CDS encoding M48 family metallopeptidase, whose translation MFTIVFLAALVLMVLTKLWLAARQVRHVAQHRQAVPARFADTISLASHQKAADYTIARTRLSMLEVLAGAALLIAFTMLGGLQWLNQFWLETFGPGYAYGVALVASVALIGGLVDLPFSLYGQFGIEQRFGFNKMTFGLWLADVVKMLLVASALGLPLLLAVLWLMERAGSLWWVWTWLVWMAFNLFLLVVFPTFIAPLFNKFEPLTDESLRQRIESLMQRCGFASKGLFVMDGSKRSAHGNAYFTGFGAAKRIVFFDTLLSRLSGDEIEAVLAHELGHFKRRHVAKRIAVTFALSLVFLALLGWLATRSWFYTGLGVAPNLGVSNSALALVLFFLTLPVFTFLLGPLSSQSSRRHEFEADAFAADQTDANHLVSALVKLYKDNASTLTPDPLYSAFYYSHPPAAQRIDRLLAHA comes from the coding sequence ATGTTCACGATTGTCTTTCTCGCCGCCCTGGTGCTGATGGTGCTGACCAAGCTGTGGCTGGCCGCGCGCCAGGTGCGCCATGTCGCGCAGCACCGCCAGGCCGTGCCGGCGCGCTTTGCCGACACCATCAGCCTGGCCTCGCACCAGAAGGCCGCCGACTACACCATCGCCCGCACCCGGCTGTCGATGCTGGAAGTGCTGGCCGGCGCCGCCTTGCTGATCGCCTTCACCATGCTGGGCGGGCTGCAGTGGCTCAACCAGTTCTGGCTGGAAACCTTCGGCCCGGGCTATGCCTACGGCGTGGCGCTGGTGGCCAGCGTGGCGCTGATCGGCGGGCTGGTCGACCTGCCGTTCTCGCTGTATGGCCAGTTCGGCATCGAGCAGCGCTTCGGCTTCAACAAGATGACCTTCGGCCTGTGGCTGGCCGATGTGGTCAAGATGCTGCTGGTGGCCAGCGCGCTCGGCCTGCCGCTGCTGCTGGCGGTGCTGTGGCTGATGGAGCGCGCCGGTTCGCTGTGGTGGGTGTGGACCTGGCTGGTGTGGATGGCGTTCAACCTGTTCCTGCTGGTGGTGTTCCCCACCTTTATCGCGCCGCTGTTCAACAAGTTCGAGCCGCTCACCGACGAATCGCTGCGCCAGCGCATCGAGAGCCTGATGCAGCGCTGCGGCTTTGCCAGCAAGGGGCTGTTCGTGATGGACGGCAGCAAGCGCAGCGCGCACGGCAATGCGTACTTCACCGGCTTCGGCGCCGCCAAGCGCATCGTCTTTTTCGACACGCTGCTGTCGCGCCTGTCGGGCGACGAGATCGAGGCGGTGCTGGCGCACGAGCTGGGCCACTTCAAGCGCCGCCACGTGGCCAAGCGCATCGCCGTGACCTTCGCGCTGAGCCTGGTGTTCCTGGCGCTGCTGGGCTGGCTGGCGACGCGCAGCTGGTTCTACACCGGGCTGGGGGTGGCACCCAACCTGGGCGTGTCGAACAGCGCGCTGGCGCTGGTGCTGTTCTTCCTGACGCTGCCGGTCTTTACCTTCCTGCTGGGGCCGCTGTCGAGCCAGTCGTCGCGCCGCCATGAGTTCGAGGCCGATGCCTTTGCCGCCGACCAGACCGACGCCAACCACCTGGTATCGGCGCTGGTGAAGCTGTACAAGGACAACGCCTCGACGCTGACGCCCGACCCGCTCTACAGCGCCTTCTACTACTCGCATCCGCCCGCGGCGCAGCGGATCGACCGCCTGCTGGCGCACGCATGA
- the orn gene encoding oligoribonuclease → MTSQAAAKSVKSENNLIWLDMEMTGLQPDTDRIIEVAVVITDSELNILAEGPVLVIHQSDAVLDGMDNWNKGTHGRSGLIDKVKASTLTEEQAEAELLAFLKRWVPAGKSPMCGNSICQDRRFMARYMPKLEAFFHYRNLDVSTLKELCKRWEPAIHKGFVKRQLHTALADILESVEELRYYRTHFIRHAAPGAAPSAEAPAAGTPAQ, encoded by the coding sequence ATGACAAGCCAAGCCGCCGCCAAATCCGTCAAAAGCGAAAACAACCTGATCTGGCTGGACATGGAAATGACCGGCCTGCAGCCGGATACCGACCGCATCATCGAAGTGGCGGTGGTGATTACCGACTCCGAGCTCAATATCCTGGCCGAGGGCCCGGTGCTGGTGATCCACCAGAGCGATGCCGTGCTCGACGGCATGGACAACTGGAACAAGGGCACGCACGGCCGCTCGGGCCTGATCGACAAGGTCAAGGCCTCGACCCTGACCGAAGAGCAGGCCGAGGCCGAACTGCTGGCCTTCCTCAAGCGCTGGGTGCCGGCCGGCAAGTCGCCGATGTGCGGCAACTCGATCTGCCAGGACCGGCGCTTCATGGCGCGCTACATGCCCAAGCTGGAAGCGTTCTTCCACTACCGCAACCTCGACGTGTCGACGCTCAAGGAACTGTGCAAGCGCTGGGAGCCGGCCATCCACAAGGGCTTCGTCAAGCGCCAGCTGCACACCGCGCTGGCCGACATCCTGGAGTCGGTCGAAGAGCTGCGCTACTACCGCACCCACTTTATCCGCCACGCCGCGCCCGGCGCGGCCCCGTCCGCCGAGGCGCCGGCCGCCGGCACGCCGGCGCAGTAA
- a CDS encoding AEC family transporter: MFERIVSIITPVILIILVGWLYGRKAHPDMAGINRATLDVIAPLLVVSAFVSKDFVLADQLVLLGCAVAVVLGSGVLAWGLARWMKVDPRTFVPPMMFNNCGNMGLPLSVFAFGPAGLAPAVALFAASNLMHFTIGMKIVNRHASLAQIARNPMVLATVAGVALALARPWFTLPDPVYQSVKLLGDATVPLMLFALGVRMKDVSLRNWGMGLVGAAVCPLTGIAVALALAQWVPLSELQRGLLFVFAALPPAVLNFLVADHFRQEPDQVASIVLLGNIAAVVFVPVGLYLGLR, encoded by the coding sequence ATGTTCGAGCGCATCGTCTCCATCATCACGCCGGTCATCCTGATCATCCTGGTCGGGTGGCTGTACGGGCGCAAGGCCCATCCGGACATGGCCGGCATCAACCGCGCCACGCTCGACGTGATCGCGCCGCTGCTGGTGGTGTCGGCCTTCGTCAGCAAGGACTTCGTGCTGGCCGACCAGCTGGTGCTGCTGGGTTGCGCGGTGGCGGTGGTGCTGGGCTCGGGCGTGCTGGCGTGGGGCCTGGCGCGCTGGATGAAGGTCGATCCGCGCACCTTCGTGCCGCCGATGATGTTCAACAACTGCGGCAACATGGGTTTGCCGCTGTCGGTGTTCGCCTTCGGCCCGGCGGGGCTGGCGCCCGCGGTGGCGCTGTTCGCGGCGTCGAACCTGATGCACTTCACCATCGGCATGAAGATCGTCAACCGGCATGCGTCGCTGGCGCAGATCGCGCGCAACCCCATGGTGCTGGCCACCGTGGCGGGGGTGGCGCTGGCGCTGGCGCGGCCGTGGTTCACGCTGCCGGACCCGGTCTACCAGTCGGTCAAGCTGCTGGGCGATGCCACCGTGCCGCTGATGCTGTTTGCGCTGGGCGTGCGCATGAAGGACGTGAGCCTGCGCAACTGGGGCATGGGGCTGGTCGGCGCGGCGGTGTGCCCGCTGACGGGCATCGCGGTGGCGCTGGCGCTGGCGCAGTGGGTGCCGCTGAGCGAGCTGCAGCGCGGGCTGCTGTTCGTGTTTGCGGCGTTGCCGCCGGCGGTGCTGAACTTCCTGGTGGCGGACCATTTCCGGCAGGAGCCGGACCAGGTCGCATCGATCGTGCTGCTGGGCAATATCGCCGCGGTGGTGTTCGTGCCGGTGGGGCTGTACCTGGGCCTGCGCTAG
- the mog gene encoding molybdopterin adenylyltransferase, translating into MTQTTQPVVRHHPDELVVGFVSISDRASAGTYQDEGIPALRDWFGRTLTSPWQAVERLIPDEQAQISRTLIELVDVAGCDLVLTTGGTGPARRDVTPEATLAVGTKEMPGFGEQMRQVSLHFVPTAILSRQVAVIRETASRAALIINLPGQPRAIRETLEGLRDADGKPVVQGIFAAVPYCIDLIGGPYMETDEAIVKAWRPKNAVRTRPAA; encoded by the coding sequence ATGACCCAGACCACCCAGCCGGTTGTCCGTCACCATCCCGACGAACTCGTCGTCGGCTTCGTTTCGATCTCGGACCGCGCCTCGGCCGGCACCTACCAGGACGAGGGCATCCCGGCGCTGCGCGACTGGTTCGGGCGCACGCTGACCTCGCCCTGGCAGGCGGTGGAGCGGCTGATCCCGGACGAGCAGGCGCAGATCTCGCGCACGCTGATCGAGCTGGTCGACGTGGCCGGCTGTGACCTGGTGCTGACCACCGGCGGCACCGGCCCGGCGCGCCGCGACGTCACGCCCGAGGCCACGCTGGCGGTGGGCACCAAGGAAATGCCGGGATTCGGCGAGCAGATGCGCCAGGTCAGCCTGCATTTCGTGCCGACCGCGATCCTGTCGCGCCAGGTCGCGGTGATCCGCGAGACCGCCAGCCGCGCGGCGCTGATCATCAACCTGCCCGGCCAGCCGCGCGCGATCCGCGAAACCCTGGAAGGCCTGCGCGACGCCGATGGCAAGCCGGTGGTGCAAGGCATCTTTGCCGCGGTGCCGTATTGCATCGACCTGATCGGCGGCCCCTACATGGAAACCGACGAAGCCATCGTCAAGGCCTGGCGTCCCAAGAACGCGGTACGCACCAGGCCCGCGGCCTGA
- the yjgA gene encoding ribosome biogenesis factor YjgA has product MTRNSRNHQGSRFPGGFAPEPEDDEPKSKSQRKRDMTALQDLGAELEALAKDRLARVPMPETLADAIHEARRINSHEGKRRQMQYVGKIMRGLEDEEVEVIRQALEGFKGTSKAETARMHLIERWRELLLADDAALTRFLAEHPGIDVQALRNTIRNARKEKELGKPPRYFRELFQAIKTALDVKDGKAGAAEDQPPTPEPEA; this is encoded by the coding sequence ATGACGCGAAATTCCCGTAACCACCAAGGCTCGCGCTTTCCCGGAGGCTTTGCCCCCGAGCCGGAAGACGACGAACCGAAAAGCAAGTCGCAGCGCAAGCGCGACATGACCGCCCTGCAGGACCTTGGCGCCGAACTCGAGGCACTGGCCAAGGACCGCCTCGCGCGCGTGCCCATGCCTGAAACACTCGCCGACGCCATCCACGAGGCGCGCCGCATCAACAGCCACGAAGGCAAGCGCCGCCAGATGCAGTACGTGGGCAAGATCATGCGCGGCCTCGAGGACGAAGAGGTCGAGGTGATCCGGCAAGCGCTGGAGGGCTTCAAGGGCACCAGCAAGGCCGAAACCGCCCGCATGCATCTGATCGAGCGCTGGCGCGAGCTGCTGCTGGCCGACGACGCGGCGCTGACGCGCTTCCTCGCCGAGCATCCCGGCATCGACGTGCAGGCGCTGCGCAACACCATCCGCAACGCGCGCAAGGAAAAAGAGCTGGGCAAGCCGCCGCGCTATTTCCGCGAGCTGTTCCAGGCGATCAAGACGGCGCTCGACGTGAAGGATGGCAAGGCCGGCGCCGCCGAGGACCAACCCCCTACCCCGGAGCCCGAGGCATGA
- the pmbA gene encoding metalloprotease PmbA, protein MDQIAEQTAHFTYTQAQLSEMAADVLRVARELGATDAATEISEGSGLSVSVRKGQVETIEQNRDKVVGVTVMIGKRRGNASTSDFSPAALRATAEAAYNIARFTAEDDCAGLAEEELLERAPQDLDLFHPWALDAEAAIDIATRAEAAAFAVSPRIRNSDGASVSAQHSQFVLATTRGFTGGYPYSRHFISCAPIAGSGSGMQRDDWYSSKRSPLALAAPEDIGRYAAERALARLQARKLSTRRCPVLFEAPLAAGLLGAFVQAVSGGALYRKSTFLCDSLGQAVFAPHVQIHEQPHTPGAMGSAPFDEEGVRTRERDVVKDGVVQGYFLSTYSARKLGMQTTGNAGGSHNLTLSSSLTQPGDDFPAMLRKLGTGLLVTELMGQGVNYVTGDYSRGASGYWVENGVIQYPVEEITIAGNMAEMFQQIVAIGADALVRGTKETGSILLEQMTIAGN, encoded by the coding sequence ATGGACCAGATCGCCGAACAGACCGCGCATTTCACCTACACCCAGGCCCAGCTCAGCGAGATGGCCGCCGATGTGCTGCGGGTGGCACGCGAGCTGGGGGCGACCGATGCCGCCACCGAGATCTCGGAAGGCAGCGGCCTGTCGGTATCGGTGCGCAAGGGGCAGGTCGAGACCATCGAGCAGAACCGCGACAAGGTGGTCGGGGTCACGGTAATGATCGGCAAGCGCCGCGGCAACGCCAGCACCTCGGACTTCTCGCCGGCCGCGCTGCGCGCCACCGCCGAGGCCGCCTACAACATCGCCCGCTTCACCGCCGAGGATGACTGCGCCGGCCTGGCCGAAGAGGAACTGCTGGAGCGCGCGCCGCAGGACCTGGACCTGTTCCACCCGTGGGCGCTCGATGCCGAAGCCGCCATCGACATTGCCACCCGCGCCGAGGCCGCCGCTTTCGCGGTCTCGCCGCGCATCCGCAACAGCGACGGCGCCAGCGTCTCGGCCCAGCATTCGCAGTTCGTGCTGGCGACCACGCGCGGCTTTACCGGCGGCTATCCGTATTCGCGCCATTTCATCTCGTGCGCGCCGATCGCCGGCAGCGGCAGCGGCATGCAGCGCGACGACTGGTATTCGTCCAAGCGCTCGCCGCTGGCGCTGGCCGCGCCGGAGGACATCGGCCGCTACGCCGCCGAGCGCGCGCTGGCGCGGCTGCAGGCGCGCAAGCTGTCGACGCGCCGCTGCCCGGTGCTGTTCGAGGCGCCGCTGGCCGCGGGCCTGCTGGGTGCCTTCGTGCAGGCGGTGTCGGGCGGCGCGCTGTACCGCAAGTCCACCTTCCTGTGCGATTCGCTGGGCCAGGCCGTGTTCGCTCCGCACGTTCAGATCCATGAGCAGCCGCACACCCCGGGCGCCATGGGCAGCGCCCCGTTTGACGAAGAGGGCGTGCGCACGCGCGAGCGCGACGTGGTCAAGGACGGCGTGGTGCAGGGCTATTTCCTGTCGACCTACTCGGCGCGCAAGCTTGGCATGCAGACCACCGGCAATGCCGGCGGCTCGCACAACCTGACGCTGTCGAGCAGCCTGACCCAGCCCGGCGACGACTTCCCCGCGATGCTGCGCAAGCTCGGCACCGGCCTGCTGGTGACCGAGCTGATGGGGCAGGGCGTCAACTACGTGACCGGCGACTATTCGCGCGGCGCTTCGGGTTACTGGGTCGAGAATGGCGTGATCCAGTATCCGGTCGAGGAAATCACCATCGCCGGCAACATGGCCGAGATGTTCCAGCAGATCGTTGCGATCGGCGCGGATGCGCTGGTGCGCGGCACCAAGGAAACCGGCTCGATCCTGCTCGAGCAGATGACGATCGCCGGCAACTGA